TACCTACAGCCTACATCAGCCTGAACTCTCCCTCAGGGAAGCCACAGGCAACCCTTACATGATCATTCACTCTCTCCAATGGCCACTGCAGCTCAAGTTTTCCTGACCACGAACATGAACAGagtcccaccctccccccaaacctGTCTCTCCTACTGCTCTCCCTTGAGACATCAGAAACATGCATTCTGCAGTTCTAGAAGCTGAAGCGAGAAGAACATGGCAACCTCGacaccctccccagccccactcagCCTCACCTACATCACAACAAAGAGTCCCATTGGGGAACCAGATCGTGGCTGAATGCACACTTCCGCAGCTCTAACAGGAAGGAAAGACGGTCACAACTTATTTAGAAAATGGACCATGGCATTTAGAATCCTCGTGGAGCAGGGGAATTGCAAGTAGCCCATATCAAAGGTGCTAAGCACTCCGTGGAAACCATCCTCCATGTGGTGCCATGTCACCGGGACTCCCAAGTCCTCCAACCGCTTCTTGAACAACAGTGAATGGTCCCGGAGAAGGTCATACTCACAGCTCACAATGCAAGCCTCGGGGAGCTGAGACATGACTTCATCTTCTGCGATCAGGGGTGAGTTCATCAAATCCAGAGCGAGGTTTGTCTCCAGGTAGGCAGCCTCGTTTAGGGGCTCACGGGGCATCGGCCGGTAGCTTTTCTTCTTAAACCTCTCCGGGATGTTTTCTGCACCCAACCACTTTCTGTACTTTTCCCAGACTTCAGCAGGCAAGTGGGCACCTTTCATGATGGTGCTTTTCCAGGACGGGTTGATGTCCAGGTAACAACTCCAACAGTAGAAGGCAAAATTCCAATTGAGCAGTGGGATATTCCTGTTCTGCTGATAGGAAGGGGATTGAAAATCCACAGCTTGGAGGATGGCGTAGACCAGGATCTGAGCACGGATCTTGGGGAGATCTGGACAGTCCAAAAGTTTTTGACAAACTATCGTGGCCACTCCCCCTcccacactgtcaccacagaccACGACCCGATCTGGATCCACCCCATACACATTCAGGGACTTCAAGAAGTGGATGGTGGCTGCAATACAGTCTCGTACCGCCACCGGGAATTTATGCTGGGGCAGGCGGCGGTATCTAAAAAAGAACCAAGGAACACGGTTTATGCTCATCGCCCTAGGAGAGCCAACAATACGTGTCTAGCATCCCTTAGGCCAAATTTCATCCATTAGTCTCTCTTTCTGAAGCCCAAGAAAGTGAACTCACGGTATGAGCCTTCCATGAGGTGATAGGCATGAAGCCTGGCACACAGGATCCGTGAGTGGCGGTTGCTGTTCCCTCCATCTCAATGACCCTTTGGGGGACAGGCTGTGACCACGAGAGCCCTGTCATCTGCCTATGGGTCAACAACTTAGCAATCACCAACATGAACCCCATCTTTCTGAACCTACCCGTGGGTCCTTCCCTGGCTCACAGCTGTCCCCTTTTCTTATGATTCTTGTATGAGCAACTCCAGATTTGCCTGGGTTTCAATTCCAATTAACCCTGCCGTGCTTGCAGGTTTTGTGGGAGGATCTTGCAGACATAAATACCACCAGGGGCCAGCAGTTAACGTACGGGTCTCCTCCAGATCACCCACGTCCACTCCGGACCACTGCTGTCCTAAAGGTGCACCATGCACGTACTGCCATGGAGGTCAGCAGCGTGGCATGCGAGACCTCCCGGTTTCTCAAGAGATTCCAGAAACCTGGGTGTTGTGAGAAATGTTACCATTTTAAATGCTggtctcaaatttaaaaaagaaagaaaaaaaatattctgtgggACCCACGAACTTTTGCCAACCAATCCCATCGCGATGCCTCCTCTTTTAAGCCACCCTGAGTTCATGCCAGGACAGCAATGTTTCTACTCTAAAGCCTCATCTATCTTGGATTCATAAAATAATTCTGTTGCAGAGATTTGCTGGCATACTATAGTGACCAGAGTTGTAAAGCATATCATGGCCAACACTTGGATCAAGACGTCTACCCCACTGCAGACACGGTTTGGGAGCTGAGAACTGTAAAGTGAGTGGTTTCTCTGGGGTCCTCTGCCTCATCCAGGACCGATTTCTGTATCTTTCACTCTAACTCAACCAGCTGTGCCACACGGAAGCTGGGAAACGTATTCCCACCAAGACATTGGCATTGGTACTGCTCTATGGAATgtgcatttattaaatttttttaggagcaggagtggggaggggcagagagagaggaagacacagaatccaaagcaggcttcaagctcagagctgtcagcacagagcccgacgcgggtctcgaacccacagaccgtgagatcatgacctgagctgaagtcagatgcttaaccaactgaaccacccaggcgcccctggaatgcgTTTTTAAATGAAACCGCAgggagtgtgttatgctaagtgaaataagccatacagagaaagacagataccatatggtttcactcttatgtggatcctgagaaacttaacagaaacccatggggggaggggaagggaaaaaaaaaaaaaaagaggttagagtgggagagagccaaagcataagagactcttaaaaactgagaacaaactgagggttgatggggagtaggagggaggggaggggaggtgatgggcattgaagagggcatcttttgggatgagcgctgggtgttgtatggaaactaatttgacaataaatttcatatattaaataaataaataaataaataaataaataaaccgcAGGAAAGATTAATCAGGAAGGAACCATCCTGCCCCCTTGGGACAAGGTGTcaggtggcaggggagggaggatgagGCCACTTGACCACAGTGACCGCTCCTCTTATGTGTCCACTTTGCCCGGGGAGGGGCCACCCCAGgtctctcctgcccctgccccgtgtCTCACCGGGGTGGACGTCCCTCTCGGGAGCACTTGGGAATTCTACGGCAATGGCCGAGGTTGCCTGTTACCGTGCAGGGCACTGTGGCATTTCGCATAGGAGGTGCTAAGTGTCTGGAACGTGCTTCTGTGCCACCAACAGGGCTCATGTTTGCAAAGGCCTGCACTTGATCTACCCAGAGAAGACCACTCCCCACACAGCTTCCAGATGTTACCATGCACAGAACGCCCGAGGGCCACCCACAGGGAGGAGTGctgttctctgcctctccctgtccctctcctcacCGCTGCTCACAGCCCATCATCCCCTGCTCCGGTGTCCTGGTGTCCCTGCATCCCCCTGCCCGCCCCAAGCCCGGCTCTCCACCCCCCTTATCCAGCACCACCCCTCCGCCTTTTACTCACCCAACTGATAGGACCACTGAGCCACTCTTCTTGGACAGATGACAGCATATGACATGATGggtttctagaaaataaaaggtatttaacATTCACTAGGAAGATTAGTGGCCTCCTTTGCCAGCCATCACCATGagcttcccccttctctctgacaACCACCACAGACAGAGAGCTGGGGCTGATCCTAACAAGCTTTTGCAAACTTTCCAGCTGTGGAGcagtccttcctccccaccttctGGAACTTCTCCTCTGAGATCCTGTCTGAAGAACTTCCTCTAAGATTTCCCCCCATCCCCATTGATTCTGCAATCCATTCAAAATATCTGAGATGCCGTTTGGCCATAGAGCACAGGGGTGCGAGCTCTAGATTCAGACCGGAGCTCACATTCCGACTTTGCCTCCTTTTAGCTTGAGCCAAAGTAGTCTGGGGCAAGTGCCTTCACCTCCTTGAGGCTTGACtgccacatctgtaaaatgtgtacaataataataacaacagggTTGTTTTGGGGGGGTGGTTAATGAGATAACTATTACATAGAGGGCTTCCACAGTGCCTGCTgtgtaaatattaattattaataatatttatcaaTACCTACTGACTGTTACTGCCATCCATTATGCAGACCAAACCAAAACCATGGTTGCATCAAATCCCTTACTCTCAAAAGCTACCGCAGTGTGCCTCTGACATTCCACAGTTTAGAAGGCAGGGCTGAAACCAAATAAAAGGGTTTTTTCCCTTGAATTCATGGggcaccagtgtgtgtgtgtgggggaggggtaagaTAATAAAACGGTCTCGATTTTGAGTtttttctgtcattaattttCCTCAAATTGTTGGTTCTCCTGTCTGTACCAGAATTTGTCTCAGACGATAGCTGGTATGAAACAAAAGGACATGTGTTTAgctatttccactttttaaaaaatcctatttccAACTGAATAGAGGTGCTGGTTGTAGAACACTATGAATGTACTAaacaccactgaattgtacactttaaagtggttaatttgggggtgcctgggtggctcagtcagttaagcatccaactttggctcaggtcatgatctcacagttcactgagtttgagcccacgtggGGTGAGTTCGTTGAGCCTCACTTCGAGCTCCAcacttaggactctctctctctctctctctctctctctctctctctctctctctctccctctctctttctttctgcctttctctcgcTTGGGACCTCttcctatcaaaaataaataaataaataaataaataaataaataaataaataaaaataaataaataaataaataattggggtgcctgggtggctcagtcgattgagcgtccgacctctgctcaggtcatgatcttgcagttcgtgagttcgagccccgtgtcaggctctgtgctgacagctcagagcctggagcctgcttcaagttctgtttctccctctctccacccctccctcattcacacactttctctcaaaaataaataaacattaagaaaaaaagtggttaattttatgtggtgtgaatttcatatatatatatatatatatatatatatggatatttcatatatatatatggatataaacATATccatagatacacacatatacacatatgtgtatatgtgaatatatacacatatgtgtatatatgaatatatgaatgtaaATAGagcatatatatgaatatatatatttatatagcatatgtatatatgaatatatatgttgcATATATAGGTCTCCTTAGTTCCAGAAAGAGATCAGTACCTTGCATATCTTTGCCACCTGGATGATCTGGGACCCGCTAACTGTCCGGGTCCTACAGCGGCTTATAGACTGGGGTGCCACCTCTTGCTGGAAGGTGGGTGGCCACCCAGCTCTGCTCTGGGACTGTCATACTATGGGTGGGGTCTGAGGGAAAGACTCTTACTCAGGCTCCCCAGGACCGCCCCGCCGCCGTGGTAGAACACGATGCCAGGCCTGGGGATGCAGGAAAATGCTTTGGGCTGGTACAGCTTCACAGGGATTGTCCCGTAGCGGAGGTCTGTGACCACGACATCCGGATCCTCCTTCAGTGGCCTCAGATCATGCATGAAACGGACAAATCGGGGCATAGAACAGATTCTCAGTTTCTCGAAAATCATCCCCTGTTGGtgagagaggaggaaatgaggcCGGAAGGATTTCAGTCTGTGCTGCGCTCGGGTGCAGCCGCCACCCGTGCCCCCAGCGGAGTGGCTGGAGGGCAGGCTGGACCACGTGTCCACGTGCACCCTTGCAACACTGCAGTAAGTCCACCCCACCTTGGCCCACGCTGCCCCCTCATCCTCTTTCCCCAGACAATTGACACCCGGTCCCACAAACCAAGCTTCTGGCCACCCCgtgagggtccctctcccccagaGCACCCCCAACCGTGGCCTGGACGTGACCTCTCTTCCCGGGGCAGGTCCTCCTGGACCAGCCCAGCCCATGCAGCCGTCCCAAGCATCAGTTGCTAGTTTTAAGACGTGATAACTACACtgtggttatgttttttaaaaggtgaggGCATTCTGGTCTTTCAGAGATAATGACTGAAACCTTTTGGATAAAATAATATGATGTCTGAGGTCCACTTCCTGAGAATGAGAAGGGGGAAAAGGTGGGGGCACCGGTGAAACAAGATTGGCCAGGAGTCAGCAATCAGCACTGGGGGGAGTGTACGTGGGGCATCTCCAtagttttctgtctcctttggtGCATATCTGAAAGTTTGCAtgataacaaaataaaagtaaacaaagtgtctctcacccaggcaccctctttctAGTGGTTCCTAACCCTCTCTGCACCAATGCCACTTTGGCTTTCCGCGATGCCTGTGGACCTCATCACAGAATGTTTTTgacacctaaaataaaatatgtgggaTTACATACGAGCACACAACAGCGAGATCTAGCGGCTGGTTTAATACCATTATTACTTCGAAGAAATGAGGCATCCGTGCAATTTTTCACCATATCTGCGATGGCTGTAATCCGCTCTGGAAATACGCGGGATTCCTCTTGGTGACAAAGCCCCAGGTTGTGCTGTCACAACTGTGGTCTGTCCCCTTCATTCTTCATGGAAGGGAACCCCGCATTTCCTTTAGAGGTGAGTGAAAATGGAGCGTTTTTTTTTACCCCACCCACTTTCACGGACCCCTTGTCTTTGGTCCCCTTGGGGATTCAGAGAACCCCGGATGAAGAAGCCCTCTTTCGCTTTGCTGGAAGCACCTGCCACTCTGTAAGTGGATTGGTTTATAGTGGTTTTGCCTgattcttctctctgtctccccaccaaCACTGCCATGAGACTataagctccctgaaggcagacTCTATCTGGGACTTTATTTCTCTTGCCCCTCATTGATCCCAGAGCCACAACTGGTGGACGACACATCGTAGTTACATGACACATCTTCGTaaaaacgaaaaaacaaaaccaaaacaagcaaacaaaaaaaaaagcaagtcaacAAACAGTAATAAGGCTAATATGTATTGAGGGTTTCCTTTATGCCAGGAATTGTAACCTGCACTCGGGACGGTTTAGCTCATCACAGCCCATAGCATGCTATGGAGTCTGGACTAGTATTTCCCCttcttttgcagatgaggaaactgagtcaccgTATTTGGGAGCCCAGACTACAGACTATGAGGGTCAAGGTCAGGAAAGCCAGGGGACAAATCATCAGGCCTTGTGAAAGCTGGACATAGGAAGCCTTCGGCCAGTGGGTTCTTCTCCAGGAAGGGGTCTTCATGGGAACAGGTGTTTGCACTTGCTTTTCATTATGTAAGAGAGTTGAGAAAGCCTCAGCCTCTGGGGGGGGTGGCTAAGATGGTGGAGCTGTAGGGGGGCCCTAGGCTTGcttcatccctcaaacacagctagataatgTCAAATCACCCaggaaaattgatctgaggactcACACAAAAAACTGCAcaacaagaaggagaaaaagaggccACATCGTGGAAGGTAGGAAGGTGCAGAGACgtgatttggggaagaaaagaattgCAGATactgcagagggaagggagccctgatcatggagagagaggacagagattgagagacagagagagagggggagagagagagagcagggcccAGGGGACCACATAAGAAAAAGATTTGCCCAAACCATTGACGGGGAAATCAAGAGGGGCCGAACATCGCAAGTCGCACAAGCAGGGGGACCCACAGAAGGCAAAGAAGTCAGAGGCACGGCCTGGTGGGCTTAGCGGTGcttcagggaaggagggaggaggcccaGGAGTGGGCAGcgtggtctgaggatcccctgggtcacacTGGGAGACACAGTTTTCCTGCTTGGAGTGCATCTGGGAGAGGTGGCACagcctctcaggggacaaaagagcCCCAGGCGCCCACATGCTGCCCCGTTCACAAGCATCACAAgcaaaggaacagagacagaagggCAGCAAACCTTGGCATTGGCTTTTTGCTGCGCTTTACCACAGACTCCAAGCCCTGCGCGGTCATGCGactgcccttctgggacaaaCAGGCACCGGCCACAGCACAGTGAGACCCTACCCCAGAGGATCAGCATGGGTCCGTGCCACACTGGGTCCCTGAATTTGGAATTGTGAAACACAGCCGGgtacctgagataaaacacaagaGTACTGTGCCACCAGGCAGCAGAGAGCCAGgacacagagggaggcaggggcatcTGAGGGACACCTGGGACACACAAGGGAGATTGTtcactcttctgtgagggcttcctgagcAGCAGCAGGGGAGAACTCCCTCCtccaggtgagagagagagagagagagagagaggaaggactgATGTCATTCCCCAGCCCATCACACTGCCGGACTTCAGTGGGCAGCACAGCATCACCCAGGGGAAGCTGGAGCCCCTTACTccaagcccctcccccctgcGCCTTGCAGGTGCTTCTGAACTAGGGCAAGTCCCCCTGAGAGCTAGTgcagcaggcccctcccccagaagaccagtgcaactcccccccaacacacacacacacacacacacacacacacacacccccaccaggTCTACTGATCACAGAACGCAGCTCTAGGGGAAATACGATCCagcttcttttaacaagcagactaaaacacacctagttaaagcTCGCCATACACTAGACAAGGTCCAAAcaccccactgcaggcaaggagaagtTCCGCAGAGGAttgacctgagggaaagagcagccaaaacacagcagcagagtgcacacgGCATACACCAGAGACccttcctgaagcaccaggccctgaaCAGTAAATGAGGTCTTCTTGGTATAGCCATTACTCTcgagacacctggctggctctgacagttaagcgtctgactcttgatttcagcgcaggtcacaaCCTCGAgcttcgtgagatcgagccctgtgtcaggctctatgctgacggcacagaacttgcttgggattccccctctctctccctctcaccctctgccccgctcgttctcttgctctctctcaaaataaataaatgaacattatagCCAtaactctcaggagcaggaaacagaacaggctttcctaacacacagaagacacagacgtaaacaaaatgccaagacagaggaatgcatcccaaaagaaagaacaaaaaggggTCACGGCCAGGGATCGAAtcgaaacagatataagtaatacgCCTGACCTAGAATTTAGAACAACAATCATGAGGATACCAGCTGAGCTTGAGGAAAGCAAagaagacaccagggagtccCTTCCATTACATAAGAGAGTTAACCGTGTTTTCTGTATTCAGTCTGTCAGCCCTCTGGAAAAGCACAACCAGTCCCCATTGGCAACTTTGACACAATTCTCCCCATGATCTATTTGTATCTATTCTATTAAATTCACACACCAGTAGCAATGAGCAGAATCTGACTATATGACATAAACAGTTTTCCATCTCTCAATAGTaaaaagattgtgtgtgtgtgtgtgtgtgtgtgtgtgtatctaaagCTACATTCTGAAGTTTTGCTCATTTGTACTAATTTACTAATTGGCTGCATGTGTCTTTGTTGTTGGCTGGTTCTAGCTAGGTAGGTGGTAATGGGGGCTCAAAATCCGCAGTAACTCATTCCTGTGTTCACAGCTTCATAGTGTGTGCTGTGAAGACAGTaagacaggaggcagggagggtgggacTGGAATTGATCTTTCTTTCCTGTTAACCGAGGAAgtaaatcttttttcattttctggctCTGAGCCCAGTACAGCTTGAGAAACACTAGGAAGAAATTGAGAACCTCTTAGTTAATAGGTTCCCTAATAGGGATCACTCAGATGTGAGAATAAAATGCAGCCAGCCTGTCTCTGCTGCTGCGTCAATGCAACTAGAATCTTCTCATGTGGTTTCCCAACCTCCTCCTTGAACCCTCAGGCGGAGAGGGAACTCACCCATCTCAACAACAGCAGGAAAAGGCAATCCAGGACCCGCAGTTTCACCGGGTGGCCGATGGCTGCAGGGATGTCCGCAGTAAGGAAATGGCTGCAGATTACCCACAGACCAACCCCCAAGAACGCACAGGCTGCCATGAGAAGGGGCAGGAGCAGGACTGCCATCATGCTGTTTTTCAACACAGAGGAGGCTAAGAGAAGAGGTTGTTCGGTGCCGGACACGGTCAGGAGTCAGCAGCCCTCCTCCACTTATACACCACaacctgccctccccacctccccatctccACAGCATTGGCCCAGCCCAGGTGAGTCACAGACTCAGGTGAGGACATAATTCTAGGGCAGGGCCCATGCAGAGGAGAAAGTGGTTCATGCAGCCTGACTCAGCTGGAAATGAGGGCTCCAAAGTTCCAGCTACACCCTGGAGCACTGCTACGTGAAATGGCcttggaggagcacctgggtggcttagttcgtTAAGTGCccacctcttggtttcggctccggtcatgatctcagtctgtgagttcgagccccgcgtcaggctccgtgttaccactgcggagcctgcttgggattctctctctctccctcggaccctcacgcacgctctctctcaaaataaataaataaacttaaaaaaaaaaaaaaaagaagtggcctTGGAGAAGTCACCATGGATGTCACAAACACCATTCCCTCCACCTGTGCTCTGGTGGCACTCATCCCCTAATTACACTCTGGCCATGCTCGCTGTTCCTTAGTCTGCCAAGGAGGTCCTCCCCTACTGCAGGTCTCTggtcaaatgtcaccttctgagTGAGGCTGTGCCTGGACACCTGATTTAAAGGTATACCTCCCCACCAGCATCCCTATGCCCATCCCACCCTCCATTTCTTCATGGCCTTTATTATCACCTGAAATATCGCATActtcacttgtttgtttattgtctgtggAGTGGCACCTCTGTGGGGACAAGAATTTTTGCTTTGTTCCTTGCTTTATCCTCAGAGGCTAGGTCAGGGTTTGGTGCTtagcaggtgctcagcaaatgtcTACCGAATGAAGCAATGAATGAACAAGCTCTGTCCTTTTCATTGTAAAGCAGGAAAATTTGAGCTTACCTGCCTTTTCAGGTTAGGTCGAGATCGATGTCGCCGTTCAAAATCTTCCCTAATGACAAGTCCCACATCTGCAGTAATAACGGTGATGGCTGCCCTCTCTTCCACCTCCCCACCATGGTGTCAGAGCACAGGGAGATCCTACCCGCCCGGGAGAGAcctggcaatgtctagagacatttttggttgtcacaacaaAATGGGCAGGGTGGGGCTGCTACTGGCACCGCAGGGGTAGGTTCCAGAGATGTTGCTTAACATCCGGCAATGCACAGATGGCCCCGACAGAGAGGAGGTACCTGGTCCAACAGGCCAGTAGTGCCCAGGATGAAAAACCCTGAGCTAGTAAgacttggatttgaatcctggctctgccccatCCAGCATTCTCATCGTGAGCGAGTTACAAtacactctctgagcctcagcttccgagactgtaagatggggataataatagtaactcCATTAGCTTTCAGTGTGTATTTCTTTGAATCCAATGAAGTAGaacattctttcatattttatccattatttGAGGTTTTTCCTTTACGGATTcatgtgaatttattttgtgtcttcatACTCTGTatctaaaattttctattttcgtTTATCTTTTTGCActgacttgaaaaaatatttgtagtaaTAACATTGGTGACAGACGGTGACCACACATATTGTGGTGAGCACttagtaatgtatagaattgctgagtcagtATGCTGTGCATCTGAatctaatatcacactgtatggagtgtatacttcaataaaaatttttttaaatatttttaaggattattttctagttatttgcttttttaactttGTTAATGTCGTTTTTCTGCATTGACGTTTGTAATTTTTCCACAATGAAATCTCTCATCTGTTCTCTTATTATGCTGAGAAAGATCTTTTTTACAGTACATGAAACTATATGGcaatgattttgaaaatgaagattttctttgtcaaaatataaatatctgggggcgcctgggtggttcagtcggttcagcatccgcctcatgatttcagctcaggtcatgatctcactggttcatGGCATGgggcctcacgtcaggctctgcactatcattggggattttctctctccttctctc
The sequence above is drawn from the Neofelis nebulosa isolate mNeoNeb1 chromosome 2, mNeoNeb1.pri, whole genome shotgun sequence genome and encodes:
- the AADACL3 gene encoding arylacetamide deacetylase-like 3 isoform X1; the protein is MGWAGPGGPAPGREVTSRPRLGVLWGRGTLTGWPEAWFVGPGVNCLGKEDEGAAWAKVGWTYCSVARVHVDTWSSLPSSHSAGGTGGGCTRAQHRLKSFRPHFLLSHQQGMIFEKLRICSMPRFVRFMHDLRPLKEDPDVVVTDLRYGTIPVKLYQPKAFSCIPRPGIVFYHGGGAVLGSLKTHHVICCHLSKKSGSVVLSVGYRRLPQHKFPVAVRDCIAATIHFLKSLNVYGVDPDRVVVCGDSVGGGVATIVCQKLLDCPDLPKIRAQILVYAILQAVDFQSPSYQQNRNIPLLNWNFAFYCWSCYLDINPSWKSTIMKGAHLPAEVWEKYRKWLGAENIPERFKKKSYRPMPREPLNEAAYLETNLALDLMNSPLIAEDEVMSQLPEACIVSCEYDLLRDHSLLFKKRLEDLGVPVTWHHMEDGFHGVLSTFDMGYLQFPCSTRILNAMVHFLNKL
- the AADACL3 gene encoding arylacetamide deacetylase-like 3 isoform X2, which codes for MMAVLLLPLLMAACAFLGVGLWVICSHFLTADIPAAIGHPVKLRVLDCLFLLLLRWGMIFEKLRICSMPRFVRFMHDLRPLKEDPDVVVTDLRYGTIPVKLYQPKAFSCIPRPGIVFYHGGGAVLGSLKTHHVICCHLSKKSGSVVLSVGYRRLPQHKFPVAVRDCIAATIHFLKSLNVYGVDPDRVVVCGDSVGGGVATIVCQKLLDCPDLPKIRAQILVYAILQAVDFQSPSYQQNRNIPLLNWNFAFYCWSCYLDINPSWKSTIMKGAHLPAEVWEKYRKWLGAENIPERFKKKSYRPMPREPLNEAAYLETNLALDLMNSPLIAEDEVMSQLPEACIVSCEYDLLRDHSLLFKKRLEDLGVPVTWHHMEDGFHGVLSTFDMGYLQFPCSTRILNAMVHFLNKL
- the AADACL3 gene encoding arylacetamide deacetylase-like 3 isoform X4, with product MIFEKLRICSMPRFVRFMHDLRPLKEDPDVVVTDLRYGTIPVKLYQPKAFSCIPRPGIVFYHGGGAVLGSLKTHHVICCHLSKKSGSVVLSVGYRRLPQHKFPVAVRDCIAATIHFLKSLNVYGVDPDRVVVCGDSVGGGVATIVCQKLLDCPDLPKIRAQILVYAILQAVDFQSPSYQQNRNIPLLNWNFAFYCWSCYLDINPSWKSTIMKGAHLPAEVWEKYRKWLGAENIPERFKKKSYRPMPREPLNEAAYLETNLALDLMNSPLIAEDEVMSQLPEACIVSCEYDLLRDHSLLFKKRLEDLGVPVTWHHMEDGFHGVLSTFDMGYLQFPCSTRILNAMVHFLNKL
- the AADACL3 gene encoding arylacetamide deacetylase-like 3 isoform X3 produces the protein MFPKGANNMPQSRQGMIFEKLRICSMPRFVRFMHDLRPLKEDPDVVVTDLRYGTIPVKLYQPKAFSCIPRPGIVFYHGGGAVLGSLKTHHVICCHLSKKSGSVVLSVGYRRLPQHKFPVAVRDCIAATIHFLKSLNVYGVDPDRVVVCGDSVGGGVATIVCQKLLDCPDLPKIRAQILVYAILQAVDFQSPSYQQNRNIPLLNWNFAFYCWSCYLDINPSWKSTIMKGAHLPAEVWEKYRKWLGAENIPERFKKKSYRPMPREPLNEAAYLETNLALDLMNSPLIAEDEVMSQLPEACIVSCEYDLLRDHSLLFKKRLEDLGVPVTWHHMEDGFHGVLSTFDMGYLQFPCSTRILNAMVHFLNKL